In Brienomyrus brachyistius isolate T26 chromosome 11, BBRACH_0.4, whole genome shotgun sequence, the DNA window AACTGCAGTGTTAAGAGACCGGCAGCACAGCTACAAATCTAATGGACAGCAAGACACTATAGTTGTCAAAATCGAGGATTTTATTCCCATTATTTTCCAGCTGTTTCACGCTCCTGGGGTATTTTACGAAGCAGGACTTcatgcttagctggataacttattGGATTCAAGGTAGTCTGGTGTATTCGTCCACTGAAATGCAGCTCAGACTACCCTAAATCTGACAAGTGATCCGACTAAGCAAGGCTAAGTTTGGGGAAACAGGCCCCTGCTCACACATGGGTGTGTGAACAAACAGCTGTATAATCAGAGTACCCAGCATACACCTATTCCTGTAGGAAGGCCCTTGTTCCTGTAGTTTTCAAAAAACCAGTACAAGCGGTGAGTGGGTACACATTTTCATGTAGTATACTCATCTTAAGGCCTATCTTTAAGCTAATACTCTTGGCACAGTCAGACCAACCCGTAGCACTTCTGTCCCAAATTATTTTGTAAGGACAGAACATGTATAGCAAGTCGTCTGAGGCTATGGATCACAGGGGAAGCAAAAAGTCACCCTTATCTAGGATACCAAGTTAATTATAAATACACCATGGAATTTTTTAAATGAGTCCAACAGTCTTgacattaaactttaatagaaagAAAAGCCTATCAACATATTTACAGAGTTCCAACAAAGCACAAGAAACACACTCTCAATTATTCAAGACATTCCAGCTACACACAGCAAACAACCTCACAAACAAGAGTAGGAAGAGACTCTCAAAGGCCTGATGTTTCAGTCTGAATCCAAGTATTCTTCTTCCTCATGGTCCTCAAACTCTTGGAGGACCTCTCGTCGGTATCTCTGCCAGGACCGCCGGCCGAAGCCCTCATCATAGTCACATCCTTCCACAGAATTCACAAGGTTAGTGATGCAATATCAATGTTTAAATCTACCAGATAAATGCTGGCTTAGTTGCACAAATTATGTATCACAACCACAACCATACTTCTTGTAATTTCATGATGAGCTTGACATGGACTTCTCTAGAAACACGTGGTATGTAAAGTAAACTGGTTGCTTGGATTAGCACAATGATTAACACACAACAGCCAATGACGTCAGCCAAGCCAGTCAACTGCAGTTGACTCATACAATCCACACCAATGATAGTTCTGCTAAAAGGTATTAACCCGTATAGCGCTCCTCCAAGTCACTGTTGTCCTCACTGCCCTCCTCATCTGGATAATCGTTCCTCCAGTTCCCTTCTTCATTctcatcatcctcatcctcgTAGATCTCTTCTTCCCTGGGGTCTTCCTCTGGCACCTAAAATCAGATCAATGCATCCATGTGATATTCCAGTGCAACACTTCACCCTCCCCAGGTGGAACCAACGTGTTTAGATTACTTCCAATGGAAAATGTCTGGCAGAGTCAGAGAAgggaaaattttttttttttttaatttatttttatttatatatatatatatatatatatatatatatatacatacaggaTGCCTTCTCATTTGTAGACGGTGTATTCAGgaattcatatttatttatttatatatatatatatatatatatatatatatatatatatatatatatatatatatatatatatatatatatatatatatatatatatatatatatataaataaataaataaataaataaaaattcctgAATACACCGTCTACAATTGAGAAGGCCTCCTGCATCCTGTTATCATGACAACATGGGAGCCCATCCTCACCCGGAACCGCATCACAGCATGCGGGGAGATGGCTGGAAAAGCTATAAAGGTTTGGCTTTTCCTGTTTACCAGTTCTGGGTACCAGATCCCCAACATCATTATTCTAAAGTCATTCCAGTTGTATATTcaccatataaataaaaatccccCCACATGTAAATTTAAAATGGCAAAAATTCAAAGTTCATGCCATCTGGGGGGTCAAAGCAGAGATGCCTGACCAGCTCGCGCTCCTCCAGGTACGGTTTCACAGAGAGGATGTCTTGGATCCATCCAGGAGATGCATCCTCCTGGTAGTAGAGGTCATAGACGTAGTCGTCATCTTTCTCGCGGTGCCCAGCACCCACACCGTCCCCCGACACGCTCAGCTTCTCTCGTATCATCTTTATGGAGTTGCACAGTATGTCTCCGGGGTCAGAGGTTACAGTCTGGAAACAAAGCACAAGAGTAGAGTATGAGATGCTGATGACATCATTTATGCACAGATCTAAGAGAACAGTAATTATATTAGCAGAATCACCTGCTAGGCTAAAAACCTCTAGACGTGCTTTAAGGGAGGCTTTGAAAACCTTTGAATGGGTTCCCATTAATGCACATTATAGAGGTAGCATGTTCTATCATTGATTTCcttgggttgggggggagggggtgacttAAACATGACCATAGAATCCAGAGGAATATGGGTTCATGGCACCATGAGATTTAAAAAGGCTGCGCTCACcacaaaaaagcaaaacatcaTGTCTTACTTACTCACATACTAAGAAATGGAAAGGCTCTAACCAGGAGTTTTGTCAAGAGAAAACGTGATGCACAGACTGCATACTGACTACATGATGTCTATCACACACCTGCCTTTATGACTGCATTTAAGCACACAGAGGGGCTACTCTCCCTCTAACAGGACATTGCGGTTTCCATTCAGTGCTCCTGTTTGCAGGGGGTAACATGTTCATATGATTTCTAGGAGACTATTTCCATCCGGACAGCTTTGGCTGACCTGTTCTTTTGCGAACAACTGGCTCACAAGACATTGAGTGTGCTGGGGACTGGGCACAGTGCGAAGAGACCTACACCTCCAGAACATGCATCTTTATAcgccttatcctggtcagggtcttaGTGGGGCCTGGAGTCCATCAGAACAGGACACAAGGAGGGGTACACCCTCGATGGGAAGCGAGTTCATCAGAAGGCACATTCAtgtgtgcatacacacacacacacaatgcatatattcctatcattgtggggactcttcatttCTATGGCCATAACCCCAACATTGATAcccttaatccctacccagcctAACCTTGACCTTAAGTAACCAAAttaaatacaagacttctggctatagtttttttttttttataagttttttgattgtattcacagatttttataaaattgaggtttatGTCCAAAACCCCACAAAAAACAGggccatttggtccccacaatatggtAAATACAAACACGCGCACAGTCATCCGGAATGTGCAATTATGtcaaaagaagaagaaaaaaaaaactacctgGACACTGGACTTTTCACCCTCCTCGTGCACAATGTCAAACACTTGTATCTCTCTCAGGAGCCAGTGGGCGGAGCCATCCCCCCGTCGCTCTGCTGCCTCCTGCTGGCCAGCCTCTTCTGCGCTCCTCTCATCATTCTCGATTTCAGAGGGGGCTTCGGGGGAAGCCAGACCAGCCCTATGGCTGGACAGGATGCGGTAGCGCTCCTCCCTCCGGGTGCTCCACTTAATACTGCGGAGGTCCCCGGTTATCCTGTGGGCGGAGCCGGCAGAGGGGCGCAGGGCGTGAGCCACGCGGGGGCGGGACAGCGCCGCTCGCACGTGGGTCTGGACCGGAGCATCCTGCGCAGGAAGGaaggatggacagacagaccatGATATCAGTCAGTGTCCCACCCTGGATGGAAAATATAgactaaaactaaaataaacattcaataattaaataaaaaaaatcaaagcaagccttgaaaataataaaataatcgaATATCATAATAAAATTACACGCAATTTAATCAGGATTGAAAAGCAGGCAATAAAGAAATGACACAGTAGATGTATATATGACAAACG includes these proteins:
- the slc7a6os gene encoding probable RNA polymerase II nuclear localization protein SLC7A6OS; its protein translation is MNPSSTILRVKRKRGTDAADALLLACKRIRPESAAQSAAESIPEPAEGEIESSVFKLVATVSSQDAPVQTHVRAALSRPRVAHALRPSAGSAHRITGDLRSIKWSTRREERYRILSSHRAGLASPEAPSEIENDERSAEEAGQQEAAERRGDGSAHWLLREIQVFDIVHEEGEKSSVQTVTSDPGDILCNSIKMIREKLSVSGDGVGAGHREKDDDYVYDLYYQEDASPGWIQDILSVKPYLEERELVPEEDPREEEIYEDEDDENEEGNWRNDYPDEEGSEDNSDLEERYTGCDYDEGFGRRSWQRYRREVLQEFEDHEEEEYLDSD